GATATTGGCGGGGCACGTAATCGCGGGAGCCTGATTATCAACGACCGTCACTGTGAAGGAGCAGGTCGTCGTGTTGCCGGACGCGTCCGTCACTGTAAATGTATTGGTGGTAGTTCCCGAAGGGAAGGTCGCGCCGCTGGCCAAGCCTGCTGTTTGCGTCGTCGTTGCACCCGGACAGTTGTCCGTGCCGACTGGCGCGGTGTAGGTCACCACGGCAGTACATTGCCCGCTGGTTGCGTTGACGCTGATATTCGCAGGACATGTAATCGCTGGCGCTTGGTTGTCAACGACCGTCACCGTGAAGGAGCAGGTCGTCGTGTTGCCGGATGCGTCCGTCACGGTAAAGGTATTGGTGGTAATTCCCGAAGGGAAAGTCGCGCCGCTGGCCAAGCCTGCTGTTTGCGTCGTCGTTGAACCCGGACAGTTGTCGGTGCCGACCGGTGCGGTATAGGTCACCACGGCAGTACATTGTCCGCTGGTTGCGTTGACGCTGATATTCGCAGGACATGTAATCGCTGGCGCTTGGTTGTCAACGACCGTCACCGTGAAGGAGCAGGTCGTCGTGTTGCCGGATGCGTCCGTCACTGTAAATGTATTGGTGGTAGTTCCTGAAGGGAACGTCGCGCCGCTGGCCAAGCCTGCTGTTTGCGTCGTCGTTGAACCCGGACAGTTGTCGGTGCCGACCGGTGCGGTATAGGTCACCACGGCAGTACATTGTCCGCTGGTTGCGTTGACGCTGATATTCGCAGGGCAACTGATGGCTGGTGCCTGATTGTCAACGACCGTCACTGTGAACAAGCAGGTTGTCGTGTTGCCGGATGCGTCCGTCACTGTAAATGTATTGGTGGTAGTTCCCGAAGGGAACGTCGCACCACTGGCCAAGCCCGCCGTCGGTGTCGTCGTTGCACCCGGACAGTTGTCCGTGCCGACCGGCGCGGTGTAGGTCACCACTGCAGTACATTGTCCACTTGCGGCGTTGACGCTGATATTCGCAGGACACGTGATTGCTGGTGCCTGGTTGTCAACGACCGTCACGGTGAACGAGCAGGTCGTCGTAGTTCCCGATGCATCCGTCACACGGAAGGTATTGGTCGTCACGCCAACCGGGAATGTCGCGCCACTCGCCAAGCCCGCTGTCTGCGTCGTCGTTGCACCCGAACAGTTGTCCGTGCCGACTGGCGCGGTGTAGGTCACCACGGCATTGCATTGTCCGCTGGTGGCGTTGACGCTGATATTTGCAGGGCAAGTGATGGCGGGTGCCTGATTGTCAATAACGGTTACCAAGAAGGAGCAGGTCGTAGTAGTACCGGAAGCATCCGTCACGCGGAAGATATTCGTCGTCACGCCGACGGGGAAGGTTGCTCCACTAGCAAGGCCTGCGATCTGCGTCGTCGTTGCTCCCGGACAGTTGTCAGTGCCGACTGGCGCGGTGTAGGTCGCCAAGGCAGTACATTGCCCGCTGGTGGCGTTGAGGCTGATATTTGCAGGGCAAGTGATGGCCGGAGCCTGGTTGTCAACGACCGTCACTGTGAACGAGCAGGTCGTCGTGTTGCCGGATGCGTCTGTCACGGTAAAGGTATTGGTGGTAGTTCCCGAAGGGAATGTCGCGCCGCTGGCCAAGCCTGCTGTCTGCGTCGTCGTTGCACCCGGACAATTGTCTGTGCCGACTGGAGCGGTGTAGGTCACCACCGCCATGCACTGTCCGCTGGTTGCGTTGACGCTGATATTCGCAGGACATGTAATCGCAGGTACTTGGTTGTCAACGACCGTCACTGTGAAGGAGCAAGTCGTCGTGGTACCTGAAGCATCGGTCACACGGAAGGTATTCGTCGTCACGCCGACCGGGAAGGTCGCACCGCTGGTCAAGCCTGCTGTTTGCGTCGTCGTTGCACCCGGACAGTTGTCCGTGCCGACTGGCGTGGTATAGGTCACCACGGCATTGCATTGTCCGCTTGTGGCGTTGACGCTGATATTCGCAGGGCAAGTGATGGCCGGAGCTTGATTATCAACGACCGTTACCGTGAAGGAGCAGGTCGTCGTAGTACCGGATGCGTCCGTCACACGGAAGGTATTCGTCGTCACGCCAACCGGGAATGTCGCGCCGCTGGCCATGCCCGCTGTCTGCGTTGTCGTTGCACCTGGACAGTTGTCCGTGCCGACAGGCGCGGTGTAGGTCACCACGGCAGTACATTGCCCGCTGGTTGCGTTGATACTGATATTCGCAGGGCACGTGATCGCAGGTGCTTGGTTGTCAACGACCGTCACGGTGAACGAGCAGGTCGTCGTAGTACCCGAAGCATCCGTCACGCGGAAGGTATTGGTCGTAACGCCAACCGGGAAAGTTGCGCCGCTGGCCAAGCCTGTTGTTTGCGTTGTCGTTGCACCCGCACAGTTGTCCGTGCCGACCGGCGCGGTATAGGTCACGACTGCGTTGCATTGGCCGCTCGTCGCATTGACGCTGATATTCGCAGGGCACGTGATCACAGGTGCCTGATTATCAACGACCGTAACGGCGAAGGAGCAGGTCGTCGTATTGCCGGATGCGTCCGTCACTGTAAAGGTATTGGTGGTAATTCCCGAAGGGAAAGTCGCACCACTGGCCAAGCCTGCTGTTTGCGTCGTCGTTGCTCCCGAACAGTTGTCCGTACCGACTGGCGCGGTGTAGGTCACGACGGCAGTACATTGTCCGCTGGTGGCGTTGACGCTGATATTCGCAGGACATGTAATCGCTGGCGCTTGGTTGTCAACGACCGTCACGGTGAACGAGCAGGTCGTTGTAGTACCGGATGCATCGGTCACACGGAAGGTATTGGTGGTAGTTCCCGAAGGGAAAGTCGCTCCGCTGGCCAAGCCCGCAGTCTGCGTCGTCGTTGCACCCAGGCAGTTGTCCGTGCCGACCGGCGCGGTGTAGGTCACCACGGCAGTACATTGTCCGCTTGTGGCGTTGACGCTGACATTCGCAGGGCATGTAATCGCTGGCGCTTGGTTGTCAACGACCGTCACCGTGAAGGAGCAGGTCGTCGTGTTGCCGGATGCGTCCGTCACTGTAAAGGTATTGGTGGTACTTCCCGAAGGGAAAGTTGCACCGCTGGCCAAGCCCGCTGTTTGCGTGGTCGTTGCACCGGGACAGTTGTCCGTGCCGACCGGCGCGGTGTAGGTCACCACGGCATTGCATTGTCCGCTGGTGGCGTTGACGCTGATATTCGCGGGGCACGTGATTGCTGGAGCCTGATTGTCGACGACCGTAACCGTGAAGGAGCAAGTCGTCGTGTTGCCGGATGCGTCGGTGACAGTAAATGTATTCGTCGTCACGCCGACTGGGAAGGTCGCTCCGCTGGCCAAGCCTGCTGTTTGCATCGTCGCTGCACCTGGACAGTTGTCCGTACCGACTGGCGCGGTGTAGGTCACGACGGCGTTGCATTGGCCGCTCGTCGCGTTGACGCTGATGTTCGCGGGGCATGTGATCGCGGGTCCTTGGTTGTCAACGACCGTTACCGTGAAGGAGCAGGTTGTAGTAGTACCCGAAGCATCCGTCACGCGGAAGGTATTGGTCGTCACGCCGACCGGGAAGGTCGCGCCGCTGGCCAAGCCTGCTGTTTGCGTCGTCGTTGCACCCGGACAGTTGTCCGTGCCGACTGGCGCGGTGTAGGTCACCACGGCATTGCATTGTCCGCTGGTGGCGTTGACGCTGATATTCGCGGGGCAAGTGATTGCTGGAGCCTGATTGTCGACGACCGTAACCGTGAAGGAGCAAGTCGTCGTGTTGCCGGATGCGTCGGTGACAGTAAATGTATTCGTCGTCACGCCGACTGGAAGGTCGCTCCGCTGGCCAAGCCTGCTGTTTGCATCGTCGCTGCACCTGACAGTTGTCCGTACCGACTGGCGCGGTGTAGGTCACGACGGCGTTGCATTGGCCGCTGTCGCGTTGACGCTGATGTTCGCGGGGCAGTGTCGCGGGTCCTTGGTTGTCAACGACCGTTACCGTGAAGGAGCAGGTTGTAGTAGTACCCGAAGCATCCGTCACGCGGAAGGTATTGGTCGTCACGCCGACCGGGAAGGTCGCGCCGCTGGCCAAGCCTGCTGTTTGCGTCGTCGTTGCACCCGGACAGTTGTCCGTGCCGACTGGCGCGGTGTAGGTCACGACGGCATTGCATTGCCCGCTGGTGGCGTTGACGCTGATATTCGCAGGACATGTAATCGCTGGCGCTTGGTTGTCAACGACCGTTACCGTGAAGGAGCAGGTCGTTGTAGTACCGGATGCATCGGTCACCGTGAACGTATTGGTGGTGGTTCCCGAAGGGAACGTCGCGCCGCTGGCCAAGCCTGCTGTTTGCGTCGTCGTTGCACCCGGACAGTTGTCCGTGCCGACAGGCGGGGTGTAGGTCACCACGGCCGTGCATTGTCCGCTGGTGGCATTGACGCTGATGTTCGCGGGGCAGGTGATCACTGGTGCCTGGTTGTCAACGACGGTTACCGTAAAGGAACACGTTGTCGTAGTACCAGAGGCATCCGTCACACGGAAGGTATTGGTCGTCACGCCGACCGGAAAAGTCGCGCCGCTGGCCAAGCCTGCAGTTTGCGTTGTCGTCGCACCGGGACAGTTGTCCGTGCCGACTGGCGCGGTGTAGGTCACGACGGCGTTGCATTGGCCGCTCGTCGCGTTGACGCTGATATTCGCAGGGCAAGTGATGGCGGGTGCCTGATTATCAACGACCGTCACGGTGAACGAGCAGGTCGTCGTAGTACCCGAAGCATCCGTCACGCGGAAGGTATTCGTCGTCACGCCAACCGGGAAGGTCGCGCCGCTGGCCAAGCCTGCTGTTTGCGTCGTCGTTGCACCCGGACAGTTGTCCGTGCCGACTGGCGTGGTATAGGT
This Bacteroidota bacterium DNA region includes the following protein-coding sequences:
- a CDS encoding HYR domain-containing protein, yielding MLGTTTTCSFTVTVVDNQAPAITCPANISVNATSGQCNAVVTYTAPVGTDNCIGATTTQTAGLASGATFPSGTTTNTFTVTDASGNTTTCSFTVTVVDNQAPAITCPANISVNATSGLCSAIVTYTAPVGTDNCPGATTTQTAGLASGATFPSGITTNTFTVTDASGNTTTCSFTVTVIDNQAPAIICPANISVNATSGQCTAVVTYTAPVGTDNCPGATTTQIVGLASGATFPVGVTTNTFRVTDASGTTTTCSFTVTVVDNQAPAITCPANISVNATSGQCTAVVTYTAPVGTDNCPGATTTQTAGLASGATFPVGVTTNTFRVTDASGTTTTCSFTVTVVDNQAPAITCPANISVNATNGQCTAVVTYTAPVGTDNCPGATTTQTAGLASGATFPSGTTTNTFTVTDASGTTTTCSFTVTVVDNQAPAITCPANISVNATSGQCNAVVTYTTPVGTDNCPGATTTQTAGLASGATFPVGVTTNTFRVTDASGTTTTCSFTVTVVDNQAPAITCPANISVNATSGQCNAVVTYTAPVGTDNCPGATTTQTAGLASGATFPVGVTTNTFRVTDASGTTTTCSFTVTVVDNQAPVITCPANISVNATSGQCTAVVTYTPPVGTDNCPGATTTQTAGLASGATFPSGTTTNTFTVTDASGTTTTCSFTVTVVDNQAPAITCPANISVNATSGQCNAVVTYTAPVGTDNCPGATTTQTAGLASGATFPVGVTTNTFRVTDASGTTTTCSFTVTVVDNQGPATLPREHQRQRDSGQCNAVVTYTAPVGTDNCQVQRRCKQQAWPAERPSSRRDDEYIYCHRRIRQHDDLLLHGYGRRQSGSSNHLPREYQRQRHQRTMQCRGDLHRASRHGQLSGCNDDANSRLGQRRDLPGRRDDQYLPRDGCFGYYYNLLLHGNGR